In Salmo salar chromosome ssa15, Ssal_v3.1, whole genome shotgun sequence, one genomic interval encodes:
- the ela2l gene encoding elastase 2 like, with the protein MMKFVVLACLVAAVYGCGMPTFPPVVTRVVGGEDVRPNSWPWQISLQYDRDGEWRHTCGGTLISSEWVLTAAHCISSRTYRVNLGKHNLAETEEGSLAVGVAKILVHEKWNPLFIRNDIALIKLETPVTFTDSIMAACLPEAGFILPNNESCYVTGWGRTVTGGALPDILQQALLPVVDHATCSQNDWWGFQVKDTMVCAGGDGIVSGCNGDSGGPLNCQNADGAWEVHGIVSFGSGLSCNFRKKPTVFTQVSSYMDWINTAMMSN; encoded by the exons ATGATGAAGTTTGTAGTCCTTGCTTGTCTGGTTGCTGCTG TCTACGGGTGTGGCATGCCCACTTTCCCTCCTGTGGTGACACGAGTGGTGGGAGGGGAGGACGTCAGGCCCAACAGCTGGCCCTGGCAG atctctctccagtacgacagGGATGGCGAGTGGAGACACACCTGTGGTGGAACTCTGATTTCAAGCGAGTGGGTCCTCACCGCTGCTCACTGCATCAG TAGCAGGACCTACAGAGTGAACCTGGGAAAGCACAACCTGGCTGAGACTGAGGAGGGTTCTCTGGCTGTTGGTGTTGCCAAGATCCTCGTCCACGAGAAATGGAACCCCCTCTTCATCCG TAATGACATTGCCCTTATCAAACTGGAGACTCCCGTCACCTTCACTGACTCCATCATGGCTGCCTGTCTTCCCGAGGCTGGCTTCATCCTGCCCAACAATGAGTCCTGCTATGTCACTGGCTGGGGACGCACCGTCA CCGGAGGTGCCCTCCCTGACATTCTGCAGCAGGCCCTCTTGCCTGTCGTTGACCACGCCACCTGCTCCCAGAATGACTGGTGGGGCTTCCAGGTGAAGGACACCATGGTGTGTGCTGGAGGAGATGGCATTGTGTCCGGATGCAAC GGTGACTCCGGTGGCCCCCTGAACTGCCAAAATGCTGATGGAGCCTGGGAGGTCCACGGTATTGTTAGCTTTGGCTCTGGGCTGAGCTGCAACTTCCGCAAGAAGCCTACTGTCTTCACCCAAGTCAGCTCCTACATGGACTGGATCAACACT GCCATGATGAGCAACTAA
- the ela2 gene encoding elastase 2, protein MKFVVLALFVAGAYGCGLPTFPPIITRVVGGEDVRENSWPWQVSLQYQSGSSFHHTCGATLISSQWVMTAAHCISSRNTYRVYLGKHNLKNNNEEGSMALTPAKIIVHENWDSYRIRNDIALIKLQSPVTFSDSIMAACLPDSGIVLPHNAPCYVTGWGRLWTGGPIADVLQQALLPVVSHANCTKPDWWGSLVTSSMVCAGGNGDLASCNGDSGGPLNCQNSDGSWDVHGVVSFGSSMGCNYPKKPSVFTRVSAYISWINNVMTSN, encoded by the exons ATGAAGTTTGTGGTCTTGGCTTTGTTTGTTGCTGGTG CCTACGGATGTGGGCTGCCCACCTTCCCCCCTATCATCACCAGGGTGGTCGGAGGAGAGGATGTCCGTGAGAACAGCTGGCCCTGGCAG GTGTCTCTTCAGTACCAATCTGGTAGCAGCTTCCACCACACCTGTGGCGCCACTCTGATCTCCAGCCAGTGGGTCATGACCGCTGCTCACTGCATCAG CAGCCGCAACACCTACAGGGTGTACCTGGGCAAGCACAACCTGAAGAACAACAACGAGGAGGGTTCCATGGCTCTTACTCCCGCCAAGATCATCGTCCATGAGAACTGGGATTCCTACAGAATCCG TAACGACATTGCCCTGATCAAGCTTCAGAGCCCTGTCACCTTCTCTGACTCTATCATGGCTGCCTGTCTGCCCGACTCCGGCATCGTCCTGCCCCACAATGCTCCCTGCTACGTCACTGGCTGGGGACGCCTCTGGA CCGGAGGCCCCATCGCTGACGTACTGCAGCAGGCCCTCCTGCCCGTGGTCAGCCATGCCAACTGCACCAAGCCCGACTGGTGGGGCAGCCTTGTTACCAGCAGCATGGTCTGTGCTGGTGGTAATGGAGACCTTGCTAGCTGCAAC GGAGACTCCGGTGGCCCCCTGAACTGCCAGAACTCTGATGGCTCCTGGGACGTTCATGGTGTGGTGAGCTTCGGCTCCAGCATGGGCTGCAACTACCCCAAGAAGCCCTCCGTCTTCACCCGCGTCAGTGCCTACATTTCCTGGATAAACAAC gTGATGACCAGCAACTAA